Genomic segment of Mercurialis annua linkage group LG6, ddMerAnnu1.2, whole genome shotgun sequence:
CATGGTTTCGTTGTTGAATACGGCGATGATAGGGATGTTGACTTaggtaagtttttttttcttttttttcaagACATTCTTTTGCTAAATATCATGTCTATTATCAAGTGGTTTATAGATGGAACTGTCTATGATATTGAGGTTCAAAgtgtacatttttttttatggattCTAGCTTATTAGTGTTGTCATGATGTCTTCTAATTATTTATAAGAGGACTAGTACAAGATATGGTTTATATATGGATAACTAGTAGATTTCCTATAATGTGGAAGCATGTACATGAAGATAAGTTGTGTTGGTAATGAAAGTCCATATGTTCTTTTACACATAAATGAGAAGATATTAGCATTTAGAAGAGAAACCATAAAGAAATATTCGATTAAATGGAGTCAGGAGTTTGAAATAGAAGAAATTGTATAGATTTATTTACAATTACATTTCAATCCTGCACACCATATTTGTTAGTCTTTTCCAGGGGATATGAGGGTGAAGCAAAAAGTATTCCTCAAACTTGAATGGTAGATGAGAATTTTTACAAATTGATCTAGTATTTAAAAAGCGGAAAAATGATAGAAGTTTGGTGAGTTTATTGTAATAGGTTTGCTATAAGCTTTGTGTGTTTTgagaataaatatatatttaataatcgtttatgaaaataaaattaaatcataaataatataaataattttaactgATTATCTTAGtagattatttaaattttgaatttcacaATTTCTAAGAATTTTGATACCTTAAACTAATTTATATGTGGttgtttaaatgattaataaGACACTATTCTATTTTGgatgttataattttttaattgagaattaatttattttatacttcTTTAGTTGCGGTTCAACTATGGCCAGATCGGGATTGACAATTGTGATTTCCTCCCAAAGGACATTAAGATCTATAGTAGATCCTTCTGATGTCAAGTCAGCTGATCTAGTCTCAGTCAGCTTGTCATTTTCATATATTTGAAGTCACATGGCTCCTTTGTTTAAACAATGATTGCGACTTAAAATGCTCTTTGGAATTTTTTTAGAGAAGTATCCTTATTTGCATATGCGGCAATAGTTGGTAAAGAATTGAAGTGATCCTGCATTGTTTACATCAAAGAATATATGTGCATGGGTGATAATAATCTTTATAATCTAGTTTAGAAGTCTATTGGTTtcaatttaacaaataaacttATCATTCCTGCTAATCTTTCCATTTAATCCATATCACACTCTGAATTACATGAGTTTCTACAAAGAAGATGTACTTtcaattgttttgatatttgatCAAACTCATCCAATCTGAATATCAATTATAATTGCCATTCTTAGGTTTTCATGTTGATGACTCGGAAGTGACTCTAAATGTTTGCTTGGGTAAGCAATTTTCTGGTGGAGATTTGTTCTTCCGGGGCATACGATGTGAAAAACATGTAAATACAGGAAGTCAGTCAGAGGTATGTTGggatttaaatcttagcaaagacctaagaattattattttttctaagTAAAACTTTGTTTTTTGTGTTTACTTGTTACTACACTGTCAATGTATTCTAGTTTCTAATTATTTCTAGCGTAGCACAGCACTGTAGTCTACTAGACTAGATTGAAGATGTATGTTTGTTTTGTGCTTAAAAAAGTTTTTGAAGATGCTGGTTGTCTTGTTTGTCAGTCCTGGCCGCCTATGAGATTTTGCATGTCATGAGACCGGAATAGCAGCATGAATCTCTGCAAAACATTTTTTCCTGTAATGGAGAAGGCAAGATGTGTTGCCCAATGTTCTTCAAAAAGTGTTATTTTCTATGTTGAACTGGTGGGTGGTTCTGGTTAAACCTTTGACCATGTAAGAACATGCCATGCAGAGAATTTGTGACTGATCAACAACAAGTTATCTATGACATTGTCTGTTTTGAGATGATTCTGTTAAACTGACTTTGGAACAATGCTGCTTGTGCTAGATGATACATTGTCATTAAGGCTATATATGGTTTACGAAAAGTGTATTATGTGCTATTATGTCTCTATGTCTCATTACTAGCCTTTAATTTTTCTGTGATAGCTTTACTTacatatttcacttttttgttCTTTGTTCTTATTTTCCCTATCCAAACAGGAGATCTATGATTATAAACATGAGCCTGGCAGAGCTGTGCTTCATCGTGGTCGTCATAGGCATGGTGTTAGAGCCACAACAACTGGTCATAGGATTAATATGCTACTTTGGTGCAGAAGGTATTTAACCTTTTCATGTTTGTCCTAGATTACTTGCTTATGAATTATTAATGAACTTCATGCATCTTTTTTCAGACATTAATTAAGGTTGATCTTCATATCATGTTTTGTCAATCATCATGTCATTGTTGTTTTAAGAGTTGAATCAGTCATTTGATTGTTGCATGCCACTCATGTCAGGCATATAGCTATGAAGTTTTTATTTATGTAAACCCTGTCAGCGCAAGAGCTATGTTTGTTCTTTTTGGGCGTGTCATCTTATgatattatcaattttaatctaTTCTCATCTAGTATTCTACTGCATCATTTATTCCTTTAGTCATTGCTCTGTTCATGAAAAGTTCCTCCAAGAGGTTCCAATCCAACTAAGTTTGAGAAATTTTGCTATTATCTGTGAATTGCTTTAACTGCTTTGGAGTTATCatctacatatttttttattggaacACAATCGCCTTTTGTTGATTGTagttaattttctttaatttttttggtttggtatttttttaatcGAGTCTTTCGTACAATTGAAATTGCAGACATTGATTGACTTTGTAGCATTCTCTTCTCTCTGTTACAGTTCAGTTTTTAGAGAGatgaaaaaatatcaaaaagattTCTCGACTTGGTGTGGCGAGTGCTTGAGTGAGAAGAAAGCAAGGCAACGACTGTCTATTGCTTCTACCAAGTCGGTAAGTTTATTTGgtcttgtttttattttgtggtAGGtaatgattttgatttttgctCCATCAAACAAAAAGAAACTTACATTAATCACTAAAACTCCTTTTACAACTGGTAACGAGGTGACAGACAAAGTCAGAAatcagaaacaaaaccaaaatacaactaaaaaaaatggaagctACTTACGAGCTACGCCTTTTATGCACTTTTAGACACCTCAACCACTCCTCAGGAATTACAATATGAACATTTTAGTTAAAGAGTTTTGACTTGTCTAAAATTCATTTGCTGAGATCGCGTTTGTGATATTATCATATGCTCTAACAAGCAATAATTAACTCTGTCCACTTCAACAATCATCTGTCTTTTTAACCCTTCCAACCCGAACAAAGAATTAGAACAGCAAGTGTAGTTTTGACGGACTATCCTCAGAAAATGACGcactaataattttattttactgctatgcacgtggctagTAATGTCATCcgtttatatataatttaattatatactaATAAAGAGATTATATTTTACTGTCTGCCCatccatatttttaaatatatagttaCTAGTTGATTAATTTACTATTTTCGACATTAATTCAAGTTAATATTTTGCAGGAGTTACTTAGAAAGGAGGGTGAATTTACAGCATGACTGGTCATTAGAGTCAGGTGACTGTTAAATTATGTAGCTTCAGACTTCACCGAGATGGCTTAACTAGACTCGGttttggttaaccttataaagTTTACTTCTGCAACCTGCACTTAATCTCGACTTGGCGTAGAATGTATAAATGATGCTTGATAAATGGGGAGATTTTGTTTGTAGCAGCATGGctatggatttttttgtaaaaagatTGAAATTGCTCTAGTTAACATTGTAACATACTAGGAAAAAAAAACCACATTGGAATAGGTGATAGTTTTGTAACTTGTAATGTATATGATTTTCAGTTAAGCAATTAATTCATCTTATTTCTGTTAAATATGAACCACTTTTCTGCACCGAATTGATAGATAgtatctttatttttcttatttgaaaTATAGGTAGTCATTTATTATTCGAATAgaatgtattaaaaaaataaagatattaaagaaaaatttCTGTTACATTTCAAgtatggtaattttttttataaattaatttatttttttcatagatGAACAATATTTAGATATTTGTATTTATAGTATACTGCCATAGATGAAGTATCTGTTTGTATTATTATTTAGgctaaatgactaaaaaaaggCAAGTATAAAGTTtgaatatttcaattttatccaatttgttttgaaacgtacGATTTCGTTTTAATTGCACCCAACTAtacaattttacttatgtggcgctgatgtgtgacatgtcacatcagcgccacatagaCGTCACATGAGTAAAATCATATAGTTGGACACAATTGAAATGAGATTATGCGTTTCAGGATAAActggataaatttgaaaaatttggacaaaataaaagtaatttgctaaaaaagaaaatcatacagttagagtaatttgctcaaaaaaatgTACAAACAAAGAGTAAGCAGTTGTATAAACGGTGTCGCTTTGCTCATCTCCATAACGCTGCAAGCAGTTATTTATATATCTCCACCTCTTCTTGTCTggacaaaataaaagaaaaataagcaaCTTCTCCTCTTCCTATTATCTTCGTTTCCGGTAAAGCTTCTCTCTAATTTTTCTTACTgttattttgttgttgttttgatATCAtaattatcattaaaaaaaattaaataactaagtAAAATATTCTCAATCGGTTTCctattatttattgttttttcagGTAAATTAGTTTGAGAGCTTCTCTATTAAATTAGTATGACGGCGATAATGATGATCATGCGAAGGCGGTGTTAATGGTGACGGTTGTGCTCAATTGATTGTTCCGTTAATTGACAGAATTTTACCGTCAGTTCAAAAACACAAGACAGAGAACGGAGATACGATTCGCTTCCTTTCACAGTTTTATTATTCTCTGtatatcaaatttatttgtttaatttggtCATTCAATTAGGATAagtgaaaaaagaaaaggaaatccCCGTATCTGCTGTAATTAGGGTTTTTGGCTTTTCTATTTTAGTTAGTTTGGGGATATCCGATTTTGTAATTGTAGCGCTCCTCTCCTCATACTGTACAATCAACTATAAATTTTGCATTgtgtcttttttatttatttgttaactTTTTGGGTTATCTTTCATCGAAGATTTATCGATAAGTTTGTGCTTAATTCTcccaatatataaaaaaaactgccAAAAAATAtagaagcaaaaaaaaaaaatacagaaaattgataaaaaaaaaaaagtataaaatttgcttaaattattacaaatgggGAGCCCTGGATTGAGCACTCGAAGTAACGGGCAGCCGCAACAGCAGCGATTTGGCATTACTGAACCCATATCTTTGGGCGGGCCTACTGAGTATGATGTGATAAAGACACGCGAGCTTGAAAAGGTGTATTTTTGtgattctttaaattttttgtttaatgtGATTTAGTGAATTGGTTCTGTTTATGCTGATTCTGAGTATTGTGTGGGTGTGTTTAGCTTTTGCAAGATGCGGGATTGTATGAGAGTCAAGAGGAGGCTGTGAGTAGAGAGGAAGTGCTTGGCAGAATTGACCAGGTTCATACTTAGTTGCTTTATCACTCATACTGTGCTGAGAAAGTATTTGGATATTGTTATCAGCTAATGCTAGTACTGGGAACATGTTAAAGCGGCCAAACATGATCAAAGAACATCTGCAATTGATTTTACCATGTTCTCCTAGGAATTTAGTAGACCTTatctccttttatttttttttggaagaaaaacattatttattaatatttttgtattgaTGATGGCGTACGATGGAACAGATTGTGAAGCATTGGGTCAAAGTAATTAGCCGCATGAAAGGGTTAAATGAGCAGTTGGTGCAAGAAGCAAATGCTAAGATTTTCACCTTTGGTTCTTATCGGTTAGGGGTAAGCTTCTTCATTTCCTTAGTTGCAATTGACTTTTTAGACTATGTACCTCTGCAGTTTAGGAAGTGAGGAACTATGAACAGGAGTAAAATGACAGTTTTACTCTTCCACTTTGTACTAGCTTATTTTATCAGCTATTATACTTGTAACTGTTTATTTGCGTCTGTGAATGGATTAAGAATTAACAAGCATGAGGATGTGTTTTCACAACTCTGCTGTGTGTTTAGCTGCACAGTTTTGGCAGAAACTTACAGTGTTTactttattgaattttttatttttattttctatccTATCAAAGTTCTGTTTATGAAAGGTATGCAATGTAAATTATGTGACACGTTGATGTCATATTCAAGCAAATGTGTTTTGATTTCTTAGTTGAATTTATGGTCATCTTTTGCTGATGTTATCGTGAAATCATGGGATGGGGGAGGCAGTGTCAAGTGCACTTTGGGCATCAAGTCTCCCCTTCTTTTAACTGAACACTTGATAGGCATAAAGAGTCTCTGATTTCTTCTTCAAATCTTCTTAACAAAACACTATATTTTTCTACATTATCCACATTATTTAatcataatattaatttatcataatattaattTCTAAATGGTAGGAAGAGGAAAGGTGTTAATCGgcattatttttattcttgttaaaGTATGTTGTAGTCCAAAATAAAGCGATAATGTCTTTCGTACTTTATTTAAAACAGAAAGAAACAAAAGGGTGAACTGTCTTCTAGTGTTCCCTCAGATTAATCTTTGGCTGAGGTAGTATTTATGTTTTTGAGTTTATTGGTACCATTAATTATCTCTCCTTCCTTTTTAGGTGCATGGCCCTGGTGCAGATATCGACACACTTTGCGTGGGACCTAGACATGCAACACGAGAAGTGCGATCAATTTTTGGTGTAGCAAActttagttttagttttgataatgttcaaataatttaaaaatgctTCTAATGTTGAATGCAGGAAGATTTTTTTGGTGAGCTACATAGAATGCTTTCTGAGATGCCTGAAGTGACAGAGTTGCATCCTGTTCCTGATGCACATGTTCCAGTGATGAAATTCAAGTTTCTGGACGTTTCTGTGGATCTTCTCTATGCAAAATTGTCCCTTTGGGTGATTCCTGAAGTAAGTATTTGTTAAACCagggattttttttaatacttactattaatattttttcccCGTCAAATGCTGTATAcagaaactgttttaatttGGCTGGCTGTAAGCTTTCTCGGAGAAACTATTTTCTGCCTTTTAGTATTTTATATGATACTTCTATGCATAACATATTTTATGTGTAGCTCTTTTGTGCGAGTTACTGATTTGAACTGGTTTGTTTTGACATGATAATTTCATTACAGGATTTGGATATTTCACAGGACTTGGTACTACAAAACACTGATGAACAAACTGTTCGTAGTCTTAATGGCTGTAGAGTTACAGACCATATTTTACGATTGGTGCCTAATATTCAGGTTTTGTCATTGATTTATGCTCTGCACTCTTTTTGTGCTTTTCCTATTTGTTCTGTGTCGCATTAATTTTGTATGTGATTTTCTTTTCCTGAGTGCAGAATTTCCGCACAACATTGCGATGCATGAAATATTGGGCAAAGCAACGTGGTGTTTATTCAAATGTACGAACATGTGTTGTCTGTGAAAATCTAATACTTTTGTTGCCATTTCTTTTCATGCTTACCGGATTGTCTGTCTGTTTCTTATCATCAGGTTTCAGGGTTTCTAGGTGGTATAAACTGGGCATTACTTGTTGCACGCATATGCCAGCTATTTCCCAATGCACTGCCCAATATGCTAGTCTCCCGGTTTTTCAGGGTGTATACACAATGGCGTTGGCCAAATCCAGTCATGCTCTGTGCAATTGAAGAAGGATCTCTTGGTCTTTCAGTTTGGGATCCTAGAAGAAATCCAAAGGACAAGAATCATTTGATGCCAATCATCACTCCTGCTTATCCTTCCATGAATTCTAGCTACAATGTGTCATACAGCACTTTGCGCATCATGTCAGAAGAGTTTCAAAGGGGGAATGATATATGTGAGGTACGACTTGTGATCGATGACTTTGGTTCTCCCATTCAGATTTGCTGTTTGCATGTATAATGTTAAGTGATACACATGCTATTACTTAAGAGTGTGTAACGACGTAGATGCTGTTTCGaggaatttttaaatttcatctCCAGAGAACTGAGAACCCTTTCAGTTATAGTTTTACTTTGGTCTCTTTTGGGTGGACCATTAATTTCTGATCATGATCGGGTTTTACATGCTGTTCCCTTGTTCCTAACTTCTGGGTGGTGCTCTAAATCTTAAAACTTGGGTTTCATTTTTCCGGCTCTGCTACTTTACCCAAGTTTGGCTAAAGAGGAGTTGAGGGTAcataatcaaacaaataaaaagatttAAGTCCAGGCATATCATTTGGAATAAGGCCATCAtgtaattgtaattatgaaaaGAGACGAGGTGTTATGTTTGTTGAAAATTGTTAGCTTTATGTACCGGGTATTTGTCTCTAATTAGAATTTGACTTCTTTCTATCATCTTCCATTTCTCTCAAGTTTATgtgcttgcatttgtttttttACTTGTGCCACACTTTGCATTTACTTTCATTATCATTGTCATTGCCATTAGCATGAATTTATGTTATCTACCACTTGCAGGCTATGGAGGCAAGTAAGGCTGATTGGGATAATCTATTCGAGCCTTTCGCATTCTTCGAAGCATACAAGAATTACCTGCAGATAGATATTGGTGCAGAAAATGAAGATGATCTAAGAAAGTGGAAAGGCTGGGTTGAATCTCGTCTTCGTCAACTTATCTTAAGGGTACAGCAACTCTCATTCTCAAATGCagtcttttttctctctctctatcTTCTTGCTTGCATGGACTCATGTATAACTTCTTGTGTTATGCCATATATATGAcacttatttttttcttttagattGAGAGATACACATATAATAAGCTTCAATGCCATCCATACCCAGGCGAATTTACAGACAAATCTAGACCTCTGCATTGTTCGTATTTTATGGGTTTGCAACGGAAACAAGGAGCTCATGCAAATGAAGGGGAACTGTTTGATATCAGGTTAACTGTTGAGGAATTTAAAAATGTTGTCAATATGTATACCTTGTGGATGCCTGGGATGGAGATCTATGTAACTCACGTAAAGCGAAGAAGTATTCCTAGTTTTGTTTTTCCAAGTGGTATCCGTCCTCGTTCATCAAAAGAAACTTGGGATAGCAGACGAAGTTTAGCAGAAAAATTAGCTGAAGGTAGAGGAGTTTCAGATGGATCGGATGAAGGAAGGAAGAGAAAGCAGACTGACGACAATATAGGAAATCTGAAGAAAATTGCCCAGCCTTGCGCCTCTTCTACTTTTAGTGGGGAAGTCAGTAATGGAAGCCCTTCCTCTAGCAATGTTGCAAATACAAACGGAATAGGGATTGAAGTCTCAGCTGAGAATGGGATAACAGAAGATGTgtcaaatatttcaaataatttagCAGGTTTTCTTGCTCACAATGGTGAGCTTAATCCACTGAGTAAAGTTTTGCCCGCTGCCGATGAAGCACCATCTGATGATGCTGAGAAGCTTGCAATTGAGAAAACAATTTCAGACCCTTATATTACCAATCAAGCCTTACCTCAAGAACTTGAAGAGCTTGAAGATGGCTTTCAAAATGGAAATCAGGTTAAAGATGAAGGAGCCAACACAAGTGACAGTTCAATGGAATCTTCACTGCCAAATACAAGTTTTACAAAACCATCAGATGCACCAATCGTCTCCAACAATGGAGCTGGTGCATTCACTTCTGTATGTCCTAATGGTGGCTTGGAGGAGCTTGAGGTCTTTTCACTGTCCTAAAAGTTTCACGTCCTTATTTAGTTATCTCATTTAGTAGCATTTTGCCATATTTCATGGGTTGCTCAACTTGCATTACCTGCATTTTATATCGCTGCTGCTATGTTTTGCATTTCCTGTTTTCTGGGTAATTGATCCcaaagatcactgaactttcgagttttttcatttcagtcactaaactattttttttttcattttgatcactgaacttcattttttttcattttggtatttcaggccaaaaatgcttaggtggcagccggaaattgacatgtgacaaccggattttacaagtttaatttgataatttatcacatatacataatttcactttgaaaatgagtttttagattaaataatgcatatatggcaagttttcaggttaaaaaaaaataattccggctgccacctaatgaaaaaaaatgaaagttcagtgatcaaaatgaaaaaaaaaatagtttagtgactgaaatgaaaaaattcaaaagttcagtgatcttcaggatcaattacccccTGTTTTCTCAATGTGAAATAAGACGGCTGGAATGTGGGAATTTTGGGGATTTCGATTATGTTTGATTGAGAGGAgcattaaattttgaaaaatagcgTTGTAGGTTTATAGAATGTTACGTTTGAGCTATATGCTTCTCCAATATAAAGCTGCATAATCTCATGTTACGTTTCTTGAGGTTCAGATGAACTTACTATTACTTATTACGTATATATGATGTACCAATCTTTATTGGTAACTGTATAGTTtgaaatgagaaatgtttgttGTTTGCTTGTTGAACTTGTGGCACTATTGAACTTATCAATACTTATTTACATTCCGAACAAGGC
This window contains:
- the LOC126686556 gene encoding nuclear poly(A) polymerase 1-like; the encoded protein is MGSPGLSTRSNGQPQQQRFGITEPISLGGPTEYDVIKTRELEKLLQDAGLYESQEEAVSREEVLGRIDQIVKHWVKVISRMKGLNEQLVQEANAKIFTFGSYRLGVHGPGADIDTLCVGPRHATREEDFFGELHRMLSEMPEVTELHPVPDAHVPVMKFKFLDVSVDLLYAKLSLWVIPEDLDISQDLVLQNTDEQTVRSLNGCRVTDHILRLVPNIQNFRTTLRCMKYWAKQRGVYSNVSGFLGGINWALLVARICQLFPNALPNMLVSRFFRVYTQWRWPNPVMLCAIEEGSLGLSVWDPRRNPKDKNHLMPIITPAYPSMNSSYNVSYSTLRIMSEEFQRGNDICEAMEASKADWDNLFEPFAFFEAYKNYLQIDIGAENEDDLRKWKGWVESRLRQLILRIERYTYNKLQCHPYPGEFTDKSRPLHCSYFMGLQRKQGAHANEGELFDIRLTVEEFKNVVNMYTLWMPGMEIYVTHVKRRSIPSFVFPSGIRPRSSKETWDSRRSLAEKLAEGRGVSDGSDEGRKRKQTDDNIGNLKKIAQPCASSTFSGEVSNGSPSSSNVANTNGIGIEVSAENGITEDVSNISNNLAGFLAHNGELNPLSKVLPAADEAPSDDAEKLAIEKTISDPYITNQALPQELEELEDGFQNGNQVKDEGANTSDSSMESSLPNTSFTKPSDAPIVSNNGAGAFTSVCPNGGLEELEPVELAAPISNGISSAAPVAQRKPLIRLSFTSLGKANGRCS